In Vibrio sp. FE10, the following are encoded in one genomic region:
- the can gene encoding carbonate dehydratase yields MPEIKQLFENNSKWSEEIRSQRPEYFTTLEEGQNPGFLWIGCSDSRVPAERLTGLYSGELFVHRNVANQVVHTDLNCLSVVQYAVDVLKVKHIIVCGHYGCGGVNAAIDNPKLGLINNWLLHIRDNYLKYRKQIEGLPREQWGDKLCEINVAEQVYNLGNSTIMQSAWERGQDIEIHGVVYGIGNGKLQDLGVRCSSNDTLENSHLEALDKILSSPILG; encoded by the coding sequence ATGCCAGAGATTAAACAGCTTTTTGAAAACAACTCTAAATGGTCTGAAGAAATTCGTTCTCAAAGACCAGAGTATTTTACAACGCTTGAAGAGGGTCAAAACCCTGGTTTCCTATGGATCGGCTGCTCTGATAGCCGTGTACCGGCCGAGCGTCTCACTGGTTTGTATTCTGGCGAACTGTTTGTTCATCGAAATGTCGCTAACCAAGTGGTTCATACCGACCTAAACTGCCTGTCTGTTGTACAGTACGCGGTAGATGTACTCAAAGTTAAACACATTATTGTTTGTGGCCACTACGGTTGTGGTGGTGTTAATGCGGCGATTGATAACCCTAAACTTGGTCTAATCAATAACTGGTTACTTCACATCCGTGATAATTACCTAAAGTACCGTAAGCAAATCGAGGGGCTTCCTCGTGAGCAATGGGGTGACAAACTGTGCGAAATTAACGTTGCAGAACAAGTCTACAACCTTGGTAATTCAACCATCATGCAAAGCGCATGGGAACGTGGACAAGATATTGAAATCCACGGTGTGGTTTATGGTATTGGTAATGGCAAACTACAAGATCTTGGTGTGCGTTGCTCAAGCAATGACACGTTAGAAAACAGCCATTTAGAGGCGCTTGATAAAATCCTCTCGTCTCCAATTCTTGGTTAA
- the hpt gene encoding hypoxanthine phosphoribosyltransferase gives MKHTVEVMISEQEVQDRVNELGKQITEHYNGSEDLVLVGLLRGSFVFMADLARAIDLTHQVDFMTASSYGNGMESSRDVRILKDLDDDIQGKDVLLVEDIIDTGNTLTKVKEILSLRGPKSIEICTLLDKPSRREVIVDTKWIGFEIPDEFVVGVGIDYAQKYRHLPYIGKVVPQE, from the coding sequence ATGAAGCATACAGTTGAAGTCATGATCTCTGAGCAAGAAGTTCAGGATCGAGTGAATGAACTAGGTAAACAGATCACGGAACACTACAACGGTAGTGAAGATCTAGTTCTAGTTGGCTTATTACGTGGATCTTTTGTCTTTATGGCGGATCTTGCTCGTGCTATCGATTTAACTCACCAAGTTGATTTCATGACCGCATCTAGCTACGGCAACGGTATGGAAAGCTCGCGTGACGTGCGTATTTTGAAAGACCTTGATGACGACATCCAAGGGAAAGACGTTCTACTTGTAGAAGATATTATCGATACAGGTAACACACTGACTAAAGTGAAAGAGATTCTAAGCCTACGTGGTCCTAAATCTATCGAGATTTGTACGCTGCTAGACAAGCCTTCTCGTCGTGAAGTGATTGTTGATACTAAGTGGATTGGTTTTGAAATTCCTGACGAATTCGTTGTTGGTGTGGGCATCGACTACGCACAGAAATATCGTCACCTACCTTACATCGGTAAAGTTGTACCTCAAGAGTAA